The DNA window CAAAATGGTGTCAGTAAGTTGTTTTGAGGTATCACTAAATCTGCAAATGTGTAACTCATCAGTAGATATAAATTTGTCTTCATCTGCTATAATGTTCTTTAAATCTCCATACCTTTGTTCTCACTTACATACCACTGCCAAAACTTTGGGCTAATACTTGCAAACTGTTAGTAACTTTCAGAGTTCCTTCCACATCTGAGAAAACTCTGTGATAGACATACCTAATAAAAGACTCATTGTAATTGTTTCATGTAAAGTCTGATTTTAGACCAGTTGTGTTCTGTCACAGCAGTGCTTACCTTTTCAGGTTCTTCCACAGAAATAATTCTGACAATGTTCTTGTTTTTGAGGATCAGGACCTTGAAGGCCTGCTCTATTTGTACATTGAACTTCATGAAAGTCACATAGAGCGTGTAACAGCCAACCAACATCACGCTCTCCCACCACATTATGATATTATccaagaagaagatgatgagtAAGACGAGGTCAAATATGTAGAAGGATACATCTCTGAAAAGTGGCCACCAGGTTAGATGGAGCACCTCCCGTGAAAACAAAGCACACATCCCAAtcacaaacaaaatgttgaaaaccGCCGAGCCAACGATGGTGCCGATGCCCACATTGCTGTGGGCGATGAATACTCCTATCAAGGAGGTGAAGAGTTCAGGAGCAGAACCTCCAGCAGCCATGAAGGTGGCTCCTGCTACATCATCAGAGATTTCTAACTTGTCTATGATTACCCCGAGTGCAGGGACAAAGAACTCATCACACACAATTGCAAGTGAAATGAACATGTACATCATCCCAAAAATGTGGAGGATGACCCAGCCTCGTCTACGGTCTTCAACAGAAAAGATATCTTCAGGGTATTCGCCCTTCATATGTGGAGCTTCAGCAGGAGAGGCTGGGGTGACAGTGGTCACAGGAAGAGTTGGTGTGGGCGTCTCCCGTGGAGGCTCAGGGGCCACGTAGATGCAATGCACAATAGTCCGGTTTGTAGTTGGCAATGGTGGAGCTTCAGTGGAGGTGGATGCTGTAAAATCTGTAGTTGTCTCCGACACAGTTACCACATGCATTTCTGGAGTTGTTTGATCTGTGGGCTCTAACTCGTGTGTTGCAGTGAGAGGTTCCTCCAGCCCCGGAGTCTCTACTGTCGCCTCCTCAACACCCTCTGTTGAACCTTCTCCAAAATCCTCCCCAATCTGAGGCATTGGCAAAGGCTCATACAGTCTGGCACTGATGGTCAGCTGGTAGAGGGTACAGAGAAAAACCCcagagaggagaaacaggacCCTGCTAAGCTGCAGTCGCTTCCTCCTTGTACAATGCATTTTCCTCCAGAGCAGTGATGCTACTTGCTATGGAGAATTAAGCTGCATGAAAGGGCTTTGGTTGAGGACAAGTCCAGCTCTCTCCCCAGCAGACCATGGGGTGACACAATCTAAAACTTCAGCGGCGTGATTCATGTCATCCTCACTTCCTTGCAAAGCCCAGCCTATTgagaatgaaaagaaacatCGGAGACAAAATGACATTTAGAAAGCACGTGGTACAACAGTAGTGTCTGTTTGAAAGCATGTTACATATTCAGACAAAGCATCTGAttattaaataaacaatatCTGTCATAGCACTTCTGACAAGCCCATTTAGAAGCTGTTATGGCTGCTTTCTTTGCAAATTGGTGGTTTctccaaaacagaacaaaaaatgtTAGGGCTCAAAAAATGAGTGACAGACGAATAtaattgacaaataaaaaataaacataaaaagacaaactgCATAACAACTAAAATAAATATCGTGTAGTGAGGAGTCAGGCTAATTACCACATAAATcaaaaaaaggagaaacaaCACAATGCATTTTAATCCCAGGTGCAGACTTACCAGAGAACTGATGTCTTGCAAAGGGAGGGATGCAAAAATCTCCAAAAGCAGGTTTCCACAGCTGGTTATTGTGGCACAAGTAAAAGTCCAAACTGTTGCCAGTGGCCAGGGGGTTATGTAGGACACAGGACGAGTCTTCACAATGGATCAGCATAATACCTAATAGCCTATCTGAAGACTTCTAAGAGGATTACGTGCATTGTCCCACTCTCACTTTATCATGAGCCTATACCTtactaatatttatatattataatataatatatatgcaAAATAAGAGTGGTGCTTTGGTTTAATGCTATTTTGCTGCACAGCTATAGCATAGAAATAATCTTATGATGACTGACACTTGGAAATAATACTGATGATATAACCAAACATGACAAGTTGAAGTGGAATTTACTTTATAGTCCTGCCAAAAATGTATAATGTGAATAAGCCAACAGCAGTATTGTTGAAATTATGGCGTCCTCTGGTGATCTTTTTTGTGCCGACTGTCTCAGCACAGCAATATGAAATATCCCATTTAAAGTGTGGACCACATAGGATCTATTTATTCTAAGCCGGTGCACTGCTTTCACCCGGACGGAAGTAGTGATGCACACCATATATTTATGGCTTGAATAACGTTAATGCTGAAAGGAGCACATACTTTCAGTCGACTAGGAGTAACTTTGCTAGGAATATTCCTAGGACAAAAATGTGGTCACTGCCCAATAAATATTTCAGTACTAATAAGGTAAGAGAGGTGTCCCCTGGAATTATATAAAAGTTTTACCCTGCAacgaaatttatttattttatttttttttatccttggCATCGTACTCTGGAAAATTATGGGAGGATGCTCCAAATTTATTGTATACATTGTATACAAAGGATTTGCATTATTTTATGAGCATGTTATATTAGGATTTTTTTGCCTATATGACAGGAAACTTGAGGAAAAGGCATTTATCACAAATCTAATAATTATTTTtgccatattttatttttctaagtGTAAGTTAACAATTCAAAGGCccctgttttttctctttttttttaaacaaagattCAGAAACTTACATTAATAATCGTGTACCAATAAAAAGGCCATTAAAACTGCACTGGCATGCTAATTAGAAATAGAAGGAAATGTGGTATAAGCTGTTGTGAATTAATCTCTTAGAAAAATCTTTGGACTTTGCACCTTAGattttataatatatacataattgtttttattttattttattttcgtttagtttagtttagtttagtttcaatttattttattttattttatatattttattattctgcCTAAACCCCTTGacatgtttgtttgattttgttctcTGGTTAGTCTTCCTGTCAAAATGAGCAATATGTGCAATTTGCTCTGTAaggtttataaaataaaaatagaagagTATATATAAAACCTATATTTTCAGTTGGACTTATTGAAAGTTGTTCGCTTTGACTCAtccagtattattattatttgatcaGTCGGTCCTCTAGTCCTGTCATGAAGCGAGCAAATTAGGAACTATTTATTGTGAAGTACACTGTTGTTACCCGGACCGAAGCAGTGGTGCACattacaacacaaacactggaTGGCAAACGAGACGTTGAATGGCACATATTTGTTTAGTTTTGTCATATTAATTACTTCCTTCACAGTTAAACTTATGGATAGTTGTGTTCTCACATTTGTTAAATAGAAACCAGAGCATTTATTCCGCTGGGTCTGTTGGTGTTACGGTACAGAGTGCTAGCGTAAGTTAGCTTAACAGCTAGCCAACATTAGCTAAGTTCTCTGTTGTAACAGGTTTTCTTTTTTAGCTTTTACGTCGTTAATGGTCGCTGTTTGTTAACAAGCCCTTCAGTGACATGAAGAAACGTCACGTATCATTTCGTTAGTTAACTTCTTATCTTCTTTATTCCTTTCCTTCAGTGGGAGCACATCGGAGGGTGATTTAAGTCCATTGTGTTTTGGTAACATAAGCAGTAAACAATGCCTACCGTGGTCTTAATGGACGTGTCTCTGTCCATGACACGGCCAGTGTCTCTGGACGGCAGCGAGGAGTTTCAGAGGAAGAACCTGGCTGTCCACGGATTAAATATGTTGTTTGAACACATGGCCTCAAACTACCGCTTGGAGTTTACATCCCTGATGGCCTTCTCTTCCCTCTGGGAGCTCTTGGTGCCTTTCACCAGAGATTACAATGCATTACAGGTAAGAGGTGCTTCACATGCGAATGCAGtctgaaaaaaaatccaagtaTATTTTCTTCTCCTGAGTCACTACCTGAGTTTGAGCTCAGAAAAAAACGACATCTGACATTGAAGAAGAGTTGGGGATGATCTGATTGATGTATTCTTCTGTGCAGGAGGCTCTGAGCAACCTGGAGGACTATGACAAGACCTGTATTGAATCAGCTCTCAATGGAGTTAGTAACGTGGTACAGCAGGAGTGGGGCAGTGCCTGTCCCTGCCAGGTAATTTGGCAGGTCTTTTACACAATATCATCACACCTCCTGAATTTATCATTGGTTAAATAAAGCTTGTGTGCAGTTAGATAATTTTTCCATAGTGATTTCAGCCATCTGTACCCATTTATTGTAACACAGGGTGATATTAATGTCCCTTCTTTATATATCCTATAGGTGGTGCTGGTTACTGATGGATCTCTTGGTATTGGAAAGGGTTCCCTCCGTCACTCCCTCCAAACACTGAAGCATCGTGCTGATGACAAGAAGTTCCCACTTCCTTTCCCTTTCCCTACCAAAATGTTCATCATGGCTGTAGCCAATGCAGAGGAGGTACAGACAGAGTCAAAAACTAATTTATATTCACTTGCATCTTGATCTGAACATAGACAGGACCCTGACACTATGCAACCAGAAGCAACTGACCTTAAACAAGATCTAAGTTTATGGCTTTTACTGGGCCTCAATGTCTAAGATATTGTCAAAGAAATCTTAGGAGGAGAGAATGGCAGTTTAACAGTCGTTACTACTTTGTCAGTGGCTGTGATATTATATTGACTCACAGAGACTATAGTGGTTAAAGGCTATTTGTTTCACTGTCTAGTTGATGTAATCAAGACTGCAGTTTGGAGTTGTGCATGTATTGTTCCCTGAATTGGGATGTAAGTGATCTCCAGTGGACAGAAATGCCTGCATATCCTTTTACAGTTGTTTGAGAGAGTTACTATGACAATTGCAAATCAGGCAACATGGGTTTTGCATGCCTAAAGAAATTATTTACTTTGCATtcacacatttaaatgttttaactgTAACATCAAAACATGAATACAACCTCATAGCAGCATTGAGCACATTAggtttatttgtaattttgtcAAGCAACAGTTTCCTCTTGGGCGCCTGGTAGGCATCTACATAAAATTAAAGCTTATGACAAGTTAGAAGCTAGCTGTTACCAATGCAATCCCTTGCCTTGTGTAATTGCAGTTACAAATGACTGATGCCATGGACAACTTGGAGGAGCTACTACGTCTAAGCGGAGGTGACGGACAGATCTTCACCATGGAGGGACCACTTTGCATGAAGAGTGTACAGGCTATGTTTGGGTATGACTCTTACTgaggaaaataatttatttgtcatGATTGATGTGATTACTTGGGAGCCTTTGGTCATTGTATGTCTTTGTATATCCTCAGGAGGCTGATTGATCACGCATACTCTCCCTTCCACGCTGTCCTGCACTGTGGGAACTTGTCCTCAGATGTTCAGGTGTTCCCTCGGCCTGAGCCTGTTGTGATGGATGAAGAGGTGGAACCCATTCCACGTGCAGTCAATACAGGTACCCAGGTGCATTCAAATTTCATGATTCAGAGTTAAAGTAAAACAATTAATTTGTTAACACACCTCTATTCTGTCATACTTGTTTCAGATTTGGAAATTGTGGGCTTCATTGAAGTCGCTGACATTTCAAGTCCTCCTGTTATATCCAGACACTTGGTACTGCCTATTGCTGTAAACAAAGGTCAGTGTTAAAAACATTGCGTTGTTTTACAGAAAAACTAAACATCCTATAGACAAATAAGCTGTATAGTCTAGGGCTCATTGCTTTTGTTGTAACTGATTTTCACAGTAAATATCATGATTTTCATTAAAGGAACGGATTGATTTAAAGGATGCATGCAGGATGCATCATGTCAGCATGTCTCCACACTCGAGAAGTTGTTCCCTGCTTTAAGAAAACACTGTTCACTACAGTTTACAATCATCCATATCCTTTTGCAACAAGGACAGTTCAGATTGTGCatcaaggggaaaaaaataaagaagatgTAGACAAGCTGCacctgaaaaaataaatgaataaaaaattgaTTCTTTAAATAATGTTTGTGATGCAAATAATTTTTCAGGCACcccattttttttacacagataaTTGTCACCTTTAATATTCAGAGTAAACACAAAAACTGAAGTCAGTGATCCCTCAGTACGCCACCAGTCAGATTATGGTATTttcaatgtattttatttatatttgattCCAGAGGTGGATGACGTCGGCACAGGAACCACAGATGAGCTTGAGGAGGAACCCTCTGCCAGTCAAATGGCAGGCAAAAGTCCAAATTTTTGTGTCCTTTTACATGGCAGTCTTAAAGTAGAGGGCATGGTGGCACTGGTCCAACTGGGGTGAGATGAAACAGAGACATTTGTATTTCACATATTTGAATTCTGTTATGTGAACAGTTCAGTGCATTTGAATATTAAGACACCTGCAGAGTAAAACAAGTTAATATATTTCATGAAATGGCCTAAAATCCAGTTTGCTTTTCTCCAGACCAGAATGGTACGGCATGCTGTACTCCCAAGCAGACAGCAAGAAGAAATCGAACCTCATGATGTCTCTGTTTGAGCCCGGTCCAGAGCCTCTGCCTTGGCTGGGCAAGATCACACATTTGGGACCAATATCAGGTAACTCTTCAGCGACACCCGTGGAACAAGCACGCAGCAAGTTTGACAACAAAACAGAGTCTCTTTAGCATACTGTTAATATACTCCATCGTCTCTAATTCCTAAAGGCGTAATTTAAAGAGCATGACATGTTTGGACATGAAATGTTAAACAGAACTTCTGACACACTAACCCTTGTACGTGTAAGTGTTTTTTCCTACAGACCAAAGGCCTCTCTTGTCTGAATCAAGCCGTTAATAATTTACAGTTTTCATTTGGCCAGCTTTGTTCGTGATACTGACTTCACTCTGATGGTTAATGACTTTCCTGGTATTTCAGAGGCTTCTGAAAATCCCTACGGAGAGGATGATAGCAAAAGTCCTTTCCCTCTGCAGCCGCAGGCCAAACGAAGCTATGCCCAGAATGTCACTGTGTGGATTAAAGCCAGTGGACTACAGGTACAGTAAAAGCACTGTATAAAAGCACTGTTGTTTGTTGAGGTCTTTGGAGGAATGACGGTTGGTTTCAGTTGGTAGGGGTCTTACACAGTGTGCTTGGTATACTTTGTGTTTGCAAAGTGCACATGCTGTGATACCTAAGAGACTGGGGGGCTGTTTTCTATCAATGCAGTGCATGGAGGACCTTTCACAATTAATAGTAATCacagttttaatttaaaataattaacatTAGAGTATAACACAAACTGAGATGTTATCACATCATTATTAAAATTATATATCACACTAAGATTGTTTAGATTATTGTTAGTTAATAGGCTGCCATGAGGTGTATCAGGCTGATAGGCATGCCCTCTTTGCAGTGAAACTTGTGGTCTTGTCACATCAGACGTATGAGTCCAAAGTGTCTGACTTGTGACTATCGTCCACGTCAACACCCAACACAGAAAAGGCAAACATGGCCATCTAAGATCAGCCAAAGTCTGTTGTTCATTGTAATTAAACCCAAAATTCAATATATATGGTGTTGTATTGTAGATGCACAGTATTTTAACCCTCACACGACAACTGGTGACATGAACGTTCTAAATATGGGAATCTTTCCTATCTGTACCATCCATCATGAACACAGCACTGTGGTTAGTGATATACAGCTGGGGCTTGAACCATGTGTTTAAATAgacttttaaattattattactcagtttttttggtttgtttgtggtcaTTGTTGGCTTGTTATTCTTGCTTAAATCCTACAGACTGATGTGCAGAAGATCCTGAGGAATGCAAGAAAGCTGCCAGATAAAACTCAAACCTTTTACAAGGTAAGTCTGGCTAAAATTGGCTCTGAAATATGAACTtaatttttcatcatttaaattactgttttgtgtgtaaaatccaTCAGGAGCTGAACCGTCTTCGGAAGGCTGCCCTGGCTTTTGGTTTCTGGGAGCTCCTGAAGGGAGTCGCTGATCTGCTGGAGAGAGAGTGCACCCTGCTGCCAGACTCGGCACATCCGGACGCCGCTTTCCAGCTCTCCCATGCCGCACAGCAACTCAAACTGGCGAGCACTGGTGATTCCCAGTATGCTGCCTTTGATCACAACATTGCTCCCATGCACACTGACTTTTCAAGCTGAATGAATAGAAATGGACTAGAATATAGCAGCGTCAGCCTGTGTGGACCAACTTTGAGCTGGATGGTGTTTAAAAAACTCTTGGAAGGAGCTGTGTCAAGAACCTACGTGCAACCCACATGAGTCAGACTGAGAACTTACACTCCCTTGACACTGCCGAGACACGGCAAAACGTACATAATGAGGTGTTGtaacatgttagcatgtacATATCTGTTTTTTACATGTTCCTTTGTAGGATGTTTTTCACAAATTGACCAGatttaaaattcatttttattcataacTCCCACATTTTCAGGAAATCTGTGAAATAACTGTTCATCTTTGCATTTCACATTCAGGTGACTGTCTAAATGACGAAATAGCAGAGTAAGGAACGGTGTCAGATTCTACATAGCAGGTTACTATTGAGCAGAAGGGACACAAAATGCTCTCTGTATTTCAGCTGTCACCAGTGTAATTTTCCCTGAGTTTTTGGGGATGGTTCAGAAATCTGAAATGATAACTAATACAGTATTTGTTGAGAATGTTGTCGCTTTCTTCATTCATGCAAAATTACTCTtaaatgataacagcagcaatGCCACTGCATTACAGAAATCTCAACCAAAGGGGGAAAAACAGTATCACACAGGATGTCAAGTTCTATGGCTTAATACAACTCTCCTCTAATCTACAAGATACAAACTTAAATCTGAGAACTCATTGACCAGTAAATGAGGCAGTCAATGCAATGATGAAATACTGCATCATCTGTAGTAGGATGTAGGatgttaaacattaatgaaCTCATTTTAGTGAGAGCAAACacactgtgggaaaaaaaaacctcataaaAACTAGAACAGATTTGACTGGAGCATGATTTATGAGCATCATTTGAAACATGTTATCCAGACAAGCAGGCAGCCGAGGTGTTTGAGGGGTGTTGTTGCTGACTCTCAgtgtgcttttcttttcttggagCGGAAACGCCTCTTTCTCTGCTTGTAAAGATGACGAAAGTTGATAAAAAGTCCTGTAGAGAGGAAACCAGAAGGTTCATATCTCAACAAAAATGCTGATATTAGATAATAATACTTGCTGAAAGATATAAATAATTAACGTTTTATCTGGGGACTTACCAAGAAACATGAGAACAAAATAGATGTGCAGGACATAAGAGAAGCTGATAGAGGTACCGACGGCTTTCGGCAGAGGAATACTGAAGAGTTTGGTCTCATCAAAGATTGGAATGGACTGTatcacagcaacagctacacGGGATTGGGAGATGAAATAAATTTTAGTACTTTTATGTGACAAATTATTTTAATTCAGAGAGAGGTAAACAAGCTCACCTTCAGCTATAACACCTAATGGGTACAGAGGTATCCAGACTGTGTAACGCAGCCATGTGAGAGTTTTCCACTCTGTATTGAAGCAGCCCAGCATGTAAAATGGATACCTAGAATTGGAGCATCGTGTGAGTTTTGGGGGGGAAACACAAGGTTGCATCAATAACTATCCACATTCACAACAATGTAGCCTTTAGGACTTATTATGCTGATTCTTGTAACAACAACTGCTGCAGCCATCTACTGCTCAGTAAACCTTAACTTCAAACCACTGAAACCATGTCAGGTTGAATCTGTGATGCTGCTGCACTGAGTAGATTTGCATGGTGCCCTTTTGCTGATAGTGGGCTTGTTGGTGTGTCAACAGTTAATACCACAGATGCCACGATTATTTTCAAAATCAAGTTatcctgtttttttcttgttggtTGTTTGATCTATAAAACATATAGACAATTGTTTAAAACACCTTGGAGCACAAGGTGATGtcattaaatgtcttttttagtcCAACAAAGAGTCCGAACTCCAAAATATTCAATTAATTATAATTTCCAGATATGCAACAAAATCTCgtttaaaaatgtttggaaAGTACCATCTAAGGGTTTGCATTCATTATGGCATGCATTTACAATATTGTTAAAACCTTCTATGTcttactcattcattcattcattttttatttctgtgtcatGCCATATATTTGGCCCATCCCTGATTACAAGACACCACTTTTTTACAAAACGTACATCTTCCGGTCTTACATacaaaaaatgtggaaaaagaaaaagaaacacagacaatacataggtttatatatatatataacattcGTACTGACGACAAAATCCATAATTCAGCAGAAGTTTATGTCCATTGTTGTGATTCAGAATATTGAATTTGAAAATTATCATCAGAC is part of the Epinephelus lanceolatus isolate andai-2023 chromosome 5, ASM4190304v1, whole genome shotgun sequence genome and encodes:
- the slc24a1 gene encoding LOW QUALITY PROTEIN: sodium/potassium/calcium exchanger 1 (The sequence of the model RefSeq protein was modified relative to this genomic sequence to represent the inferred CDS: substituted 1 base at 1 genomic stop codon) — translated: MHCTRRKRLQLSRVLFLLSGVFLCTLYQLTISARLYEPLPMPQIGEDFGEGSTEGVEEATVETPGLEEPLTATHELEPTDQTTPEMHVVTVSETTTDFTASTSTEAPPLPTTNRTIVHCIYVAPEPPRETPTPTLPVTTVTPASPAEAPHMKGEYPEDIFSVEDRRRGWVILHIFGMMYMFISLAIVCDEFFVPALGVIIDKLEISDDVAGATFMAAGGSAPELFTSLIGVFIAHSNVGIGTIVGSAVFNILFVIGMCALFSREVLHLTWWPLFRDVSFYIFDLVLLIIFFLDNIIMWWESVMLVGCYTLYVTFMKFNVQIEQAFKVLILKNKNIVRIISVEEPEKVSTAPXDKNRLKVKPSLQRGGSSASLHNSTMRNTIFQLMIHTLDPLGEGKFKDKAVTLTNVAKRTAESKTQDKSEGGSDDDEDDSDEDSDESSEEEDDDDEDEDEEESDEEEKEEPLSLEWPDTPRKQATYVFLLPVIFPLWLTVPDVRNQKSRKFFAMTFLGSILWIAIFSYLMVWWAHQVGETIGISEEIMGLTILAAGTSIPDLITSVIVARKGLGDMAVSSSVGSNIFDITVGLPVPWLLYSSTHGFGPVAVSSNGLFCAIVLLFIMLLFVIISIASCRWRMNKLLGFTMFLLYFIFLVLSVMLEDRIIICPVSI
- the ints14 gene encoding integrator complex subunit 14 gives rise to the protein MPTVVLMDVSLSMTRPVSLDGSEEFQRKNLAVHGLNMLFEHMASNYRLEFTSLMAFSSLWELLVPFTRDYNALQEALSNLEDYDKTCIESALNGVSNVVQQEWGSACPCQVVLVTDGSLGIGKGSLRHSLQTLKHRADDKKFPLPFPFPTKMFIMAVANAEELQMTDAMDNLEELLRLSGGDGQIFTMEGPLCMKSVQAMFGRLIDHAYSPFHAVLHCGNLSSDVQVFPRPEPVVMDEEVEPIPRAVNTDLEIVGFIEVADISSPPVISRHLVLPIAVNKEVDDVGTGTTDELEEEPSASQMAGKSPNFCVLLHGSLKVEGMVALVQLGPEWYGMLYSQADSKKKSNLMMSLFEPGPEPLPWLGKITHLGPISEASENPYGEDDSKSPFPLQPQAKRSYAQNVTVWIKASGLQTDVQKILRNARKLPDKTQTFYKELNRLRKAALAFGFWELLKGVADLLERECTLLPDSAHPDAAFQLSHAAQQLKLASTGDSQYAAFDHNIAPMHTDFSS